In the Mytilus trossulus isolate FHL-02 chromosome 1, PNRI_Mtr1.1.1.hap1, whole genome shotgun sequence genome, one interval contains:
- the LOC134721577 gene encoding uncharacterized protein LOC134721577, translating to MFVFTFLSRLLLVIISLLDPVDVQLGYYYYNRAYYLSYQNYVQYRNYLYYRNRYYTNYNNYYSSKSGSNSPPLRDKFNVGVTGGLIGALIGAIIFVVLIACVCYRRRQRAPLLTKRSISETNVATTDDNTNSAIRYDANASQSDVHNETLAASDHVTTATDGEFHNDTSGENFDHVTTAADGDSHNEPRDTSNHATNASDVEFHHETADTSDQETAATEKMDHIQLNDATNHAVTSSDGVVLNEKDSELE from the exons ATGTTTGTGTTCACATTTTTATCAAGACTTTTGCTAGTTATAATATCTCTTCTAG ACCCTGTTGATGTCCAGCTTGGATATTACTACTATAACAGAGCTTACTACCTGTCCTATCAAAACTACGTACAATATCGTAACTACTTATATTACCGGAATAGATACTATACAAACTACAATAACTACTACAGTTCCAAGAGTGGTAGCAACTCTCCACCGTTGAG agACAAGTTCAACGTCGGAGTAACAGGTGGACTTATTGGCGCACTGATTGGTGCTATTATTTTTGTTGTCCTAATTGCATGTGTTTGTTACCGTCGAAGACAGAGGGCGCCATTACTTACAAAACGGTCAATCTCCGAAACTAATGTAGCAACAACAG ATGATAATACAAACAGTGCGATACGATACGATGCCAATGCTTCGCAAAGTGATGTGCACAACGAAACACTTGCTGCATCTGATCACGTGACCACCGCTACTGACGGAGAATTCCATAATGACACAAGTGGTGAAAATTTTGATCATGTGACCACCGCTGCTGACGGGGATTCCCATAATGAACCACGTGATACATCAAATCACGCGACTAACGCTTCTGACGTAGAATTCCACCATGAAACGGCTGATACATCTGATCAAGAAACAGCAGCTACTGAAAAAATGGACCACATTCAACTAAATGATGCAACAAATCATGCTGTCACATCATCTGATGGTGTGGTTTTGAATGAAAAAGACAGTGAACtcgaataa
- the LOC134707529 gene encoding uncharacterized protein LOC134707529, whose amino-acid sequence MKYVLHKLFTILILLLLLVTHGGTDDNCEGYYDSSDDTYTVYFCDNSTQVAAIISGVFGGVCLLVLIICICCLYKYGKRPGRVVNPTAVPTITQTQFGGTYGNNFSHNTPTQFGTQFTYGQQQQSDPYQQQPQPDPYAPPPAFTY is encoded by the exons ATGAAGTACGTTTTACATAAACTATTTACAATCTTGATACTGTTGCTGTTGTTGG TGACTCACGGAGGAACAGACGACAACTGCGAAGGCTATTACGACTCATCTGATGATACgtatactgtttatttttgtgACAATTCCAC TCAGGTCGCTGCAATAATTTCAGGAGTTTTTGGTGGTGTTTGTTTATTAGTACTAATTATTTGCATCTGTTGCTTATATAAATATGGAAAACGACCAGGACGCGTGGTAAATCCAACAGCAGTTCCTACTATAACACAAACTCAGT TTGGTGGAACCTATGGTAACAACTTTTCACACAACACTCCCACCCAGTTTGGAACTCAGTTTACATATGGTCAACAGCAACAGTCTGATCCGTATCAGCAACAGCCTCAGCCTGATCCGTATGCACCACCACCAGCATTTACTTACTAG